A single genomic interval of Arthrobacter globiformis harbors:
- a CDS encoding MBL fold metallo-hydrolase: MTTLSYEVLVLDGTPRAGDQRLPSGEAIVSSPLSITLISGEKDAVLVDAPYTFGQIERVRNWIEDSGKTLRHVYITHAHGDHWLGVGELLSSFPGVTVYATPGTLGRMEHEATVGREKLWDAVFPGLIPPSPLIAEAVPADGFEIEGNRLVPIELGHTDTDDTTALWVPSLELVVAGDSVYNGVHQMLLESSEEGFASWLAALDTIAALKPKFVVAGHKAPGASDDPANIEETRTYLKDAQHLLATVSSPEEFYNAIMRRYPFRMNPGPVWYGAVGLLSRTP; this comes from the coding sequence ATGACAACTCTGTCCTATGAAGTTTTGGTGCTCGACGGCACTCCACGTGCCGGAGACCAGCGACTTCCCAGCGGCGAAGCGATAGTCTCTTCACCTCTATCGATCACACTGATTTCCGGAGAAAAAGACGCCGTACTCGTTGACGCCCCCTATACCTTCGGGCAGATCGAGCGCGTACGGAACTGGATCGAAGACTCGGGTAAGACACTTCGGCACGTCTACATCACCCACGCTCACGGAGATCACTGGTTGGGCGTTGGAGAGCTGCTTTCCAGCTTCCCCGGCGTGACAGTGTATGCGACACCGGGGACCCTCGGCCGCATGGAGCACGAAGCGACTGTCGGTCGCGAGAAGCTGTGGGATGCAGTCTTTCCGGGGCTCATCCCGCCGTCACCCCTGATCGCCGAGGCGGTTCCCGCCGATGGCTTCGAAATTGAGGGGAACCGGCTCGTTCCCATCGAGCTGGGGCACACCGACACCGACGACACAACGGCGCTGTGGGTTCCGTCGCTGGAGCTCGTTGTAGCGGGGGATTCGGTCTACAACGGCGTCCACCAAATGTTGCTCGAATCTTCCGAGGAAGGATTTGCCTCATGGCTCGCGGCGCTTGACACCATTGCAGCGCTGAAGCCCAAGTTCGTCGTCGCGGGCCACAAGGCCCCCGGCGCATCGGATGATCCCGCCAACATCGAAGAAACGCGTACCTACCTCAAGGACGCGCAGCACCTTCTCGCGACGGTGTCCAGTCCGGAGGAGTTCTACAACGCCATCATGCGCCGCTACCCCTTCCGGATGAATCCAGGGCCCGTCTGGTATGGCGCAGTGGGACTTTTGAGCCGCACCCCTTAG
- a CDS encoding alpha/beta hydrolase — MTSATELASPETLADSDVLKDLYTDWSEIMATTPGMTTRLLRSIFDELHQSTKEPEDVSYKEEAVGAVAGIWALPKDADTSQVLLYTHGGGFAVGSAASYRKVAGHVAKALGVTAFVPDYRLAPENPHPAGLEDSVAVYEALLERGVRSEDITSIGDSAGGNLAIATSLVLRDKGLPLPGRVIVFSPWLDMENNGETIVTNDATDALFSLPLLQGMVAGVLGDTVDPKNPLANPLHADFEGFPKLYITAGSDEMLLDNATRLNDVARSAGVDVTLSVADGQQHIFPMSAGRSAVADETIRKIADWHRS; from the coding sequence ATGACCTCCGCAACTGAATTGGCATCGCCGGAAACCTTGGCTGATAGCGACGTGCTCAAGGATCTCTATACCGACTGGTCGGAGATCATGGCGACCACGCCCGGCATGACAACCCGACTGCTGCGCAGCATTTTCGACGAATTGCACCAGTCCACCAAGGAACCCGAAGACGTTAGCTACAAGGAGGAGGCAGTGGGAGCGGTGGCGGGCATCTGGGCCCTGCCCAAGGATGCGGACACGTCACAGGTCCTGCTCTATACCCATGGTGGCGGATTTGCGGTCGGCTCCGCCGCCAGCTACCGAAAAGTGGCAGGCCACGTGGCCAAGGCACTCGGTGTGACTGCCTTTGTCCCCGACTACCGTCTGGCTCCGGAGAACCCGCACCCGGCGGGCCTCGAAGATAGCGTCGCGGTCTACGAAGCCCTGCTGGAACGGGGCGTCCGGTCTGAGGACATCACGTCCATTGGTGATTCAGCCGGCGGGAACCTGGCAATCGCAACCTCGTTGGTCCTTAGGGACAAAGGACTCCCGCTTCCCGGCCGCGTCATCGTTTTCTCTCCGTGGCTGGATATGGAGAACAACGGTGAAACTATCGTCACCAACGATGCCACTGATGCCCTGTTCTCGCTCCCACTGCTGCAAGGCATGGTTGCCGGAGTCCTCGGCGACACGGTGGACCCGAAAAACCCGTTGGCGAATCCGCTGCACGCCGATTTCGAGGGCTTCCCCAAGCTGTACATCACCGCTGGATCAGACGAAATGCTTCTTGACAATGCCACCAGGCTGAATGACGTAGCTAGGTCAGCCGGTGTGGACGTCACGCTTTCCGTTGCCGACGGGCAGCAGCACATCTTTCCGATGTCGGCCGGACGTTCCGCAGTAGCAGACGAGACTATCCGCAAAATCGCCGATTGGCACCGCAGCTAG